A region from the Acidobacteriota bacterium genome encodes:
- the pruA gene encoding L-glutamate gamma-semialdehyde dehydrogenase, whose product MANGIVPVPPPVNDPIRSYAPGSPEKASLKAKIEEMLSQEIEIPLIIGGKEVRTGDTATAVCPHDHKHVLGTYHKAGEKEVQMAIEAAAEAWKEWSETPWEHRAAVMLKAAELLQGPWRDRLNAACMLNQSKNVFQAEIDSACELVDFWRFNPYYMRFIFEQQPESMLGHWDQVEYRALEGFVFAVTPFNFASIAGNLPTAPALMGNTVLWKPASSAVFTGWHLMKLMEAAGFPPGVINFVPGSGGQVGNPVMASPHLAGIHFTGSTPVFQGMWKSIGDNIANYRTYPRIVGETGGKDFIFAHASADLEALATAMVRGAFEYQGQKCSAASRAYIPRSIWPQVKELTVGQISEIKVGPPTDFRNFFNAVIDAGAFRDIAAYVQHAIDSPDAEILCGGEWDDSEGYYIQPTVVETTDPHFKLMEEEIFGPVLTVYVYEDDDLDATLKLCDTTSPYALTGAIFADDRSTIVKMTDRLRHAAGNFYINDKPTGAVVGQQPFGGSRASGTNDKAGSYLNLIRWTSQRTIKENFVPPKHFSYPFMGEE is encoded by the coding sequence ATGGCCAATGGAATCGTCCCCGTCCCACCGCCAGTCAACGATCCGATCCGATCCTATGCCCCCGGCTCACCAGAAAAGGCCTCTCTCAAGGCCAAGATTGAAGAAATGCTGAGCCAGGAGATCGAGATCCCGCTGATCATCGGCGGCAAGGAGGTGCGCACCGGCGACACGGCCACTGCCGTATGCCCGCACGATCACAAGCACGTGCTCGGTACCTACCACAAGGCCGGTGAAAAAGAGGTCCAGATGGCCATCGAGGCCGCGGCCGAGGCCTGGAAGGAGTGGTCGGAGACCCCGTGGGAACACCGCGCGGCGGTGATGCTCAAGGCCGCTGAGTTGCTGCAGGGGCCGTGGCGTGACCGGCTCAACGCCGCCTGTATGCTCAATCAATCGAAAAATGTCTTCCAGGCGGAGATCGATTCCGCCTGCGAGCTGGTGGATTTCTGGCGCTTCAACCCCTACTACATGCGCTTCATTTTTGAACAGCAGCCGGAGTCGATGCTCGGCCACTGGGACCAGGTCGAGTACCGGGCGTTGGAGGGATTCGTCTTCGCCGTCACGCCTTTCAACTTCGCCTCTATCGCCGGCAACCTACCGACAGCGCCCGCGTTGATGGGCAACACGGTGCTCTGGAAGCCGGCCTCGTCGGCGGTCTTCACTGGGTGGCACCTGATGAAGCTGATGGAGGCCGCCGGCTTCCCGCCCGGGGTCATCAATTTTGTTCCGGGCTCCGGCGGTCAGGTCGGTAACCCGGTGATGGCGAGCCCGCATCTGGCCGGCATCCACTTCACCGGATCCACGCCGGTCTTCCAGGGCATGTGGAAGTCGATCGGCGACAATATCGCCAACTACCGAACCTACCCACGTATCGTAGGCGAGACCGGAGGCAAAGATTTCATCTTCGCCCACGCATCCGCCGACCTCGAGGCTCTGGCCACCGCCATGGTGCGCGGCGCCTTCGAGTACCAGGGCCAGAAGTGCTCGGCCGCCTCGCGCGCCTACATTCCGAGATCGATCTGGCCGCAGGTCAAGGAGCTCACAGTCGGACAGATCTCCGAGATCAAGGTAGGCCCACCGACCGATTTTAGGAATTTCTTCAACGCGGTCATCGACGCCGGCGCCTTCCGTGACATCGCCGCTTACGTCCAGCACGCCATCGACTCGCCCGATGCCGAGATCCTGTGCGGCGGCGAGTGGGACGACTCCGAGGGCTACTACATCCAGCCGACTGTGGTCGAGACCACCGACCCGCATTTCAAGCTCATGGAGGAAGAGATCTTCGGACCGGTGCTGACGGTCTATGTCTACGAAGACGACGATCTCGACGCCACGCTCAAGCTCTGCGACACGACCTCTCCGTACGCGCTCACCGGCGCCATCTTCGCCGACGACCGTTCTACGATCGTCAAGATGACCGACCGCCTGCGTCACGCCGCCGGCAACTTCTACATCAACGACAAGCCGACCGGCGCCGTCGTTGGCCAGCAGCCCTTCGGCGGCTCCCGCGCCTCCGGCACCAACGACAAGGCGGGCTCCTACCTCAACCTGATCCGCTGGACCTCGCAACGCACGATCAAGGAGAACTTCGTGCCGCCAAAGCACTTCTCGTATCCGTTTATGGGGGAGGAGTGA